From Candidatus Poribacteria bacterium, one genomic window encodes:
- a CDS encoding helix-turn-helix domain-containing protein, with the protein MVKTYQYRIYPTTKQRKTLDAILEGCQTLYNQALAMWKQAYQKHGESLSYKIQANHLTPC; encoded by the coding sequence ATGGTTAAAACATACCAATACCGAATCTATCCGACGACTAAACAACGTAAGACGCTTGATGCTATTCTTGAAGGATGTCAAACGCTTTACAACCAAGCTCTGGCTATGTGGAAACAAGCCTACCAAAAGCATGGCGAATCCTTGAGTTACAAGATACAAGCCAATCACCTAACACCTTGTTGA
- a CDS encoding transposase yields the protein MNPKDTSQKCSGCDTVVKKSLSVRIPNCPDCGLQLDRDHNAAINIKKATVALRGGAVVANTPEKSRFIGNRSAKPCKSRETGNKPQSFREG from the coding sequence GTGAATCCCAAGGATACCTCTCAGAAATGCTCAGGTTGTGATACGGTTGTCAAGAAATCACTATCCGTTAGAATACCTAATTGTCCAGATTGTGGTCTCCAGTTAGACCGTGACCACAATGCTGCGATAAACATCAAAAAGGCGACTGTCGCCTTGCGTGGAGGTGCGGTGGTAGCAAACACCCCCGAAAAATCCCGATTTATCGGGAACAGAAGCGCGAAACCTTGTAAGTCCCGGGAAACGGGCAACAAGCCTCAATCCTTTAGGGAGGGGTAA
- the ftsH gene encoding ATP-dependent zinc metalloprotease FtsH, whose product MVWLIMASFVAYAMYHFLSSGKEKVHQLAASEFYAYLRQPNSKDLFEGKIEIGKEWIKGKFKDPQPILDLDEMRGGRGEPATFQEFRTSRDIYSEYPLQEKLVEYQIPFDNERSSAVPQWIVIFGSTILPILLFLGIMIFISRQMQGTGNRALSFGKSRARLHSESESKITFANVAGCDEAKEGLEEVIQFLKDPKKFQRLGGRIPKGVLLMGPPGTGKTLLARAVAGEANVPFYSISGSDFVEMFVGVGASRVRDLFETGKKNAPCIIFIDELDAVGRHRGAGIGGGHDEREQTLNQLLVEMDGFDTSEGVILIAATNRPDVLDPALLRPGRFDRQIVVDLPDVKGREDIFKVHTANIETDPDVDLERLAKATPYFSGADIENMVNEAALLAAKEDKDSVEMIFFDEAKDRVLMGPERRSLIISDDDRRVTAYHEAGHALLRHVIPENDPNYKATIIPRGRSLGVSVALPIQERRNFNKKYLLGSITTALGGRVAEELIFGELTTGAQNDFEQATDIARKMVTQWGMSDLGPLSFGRREEQVFLGKEIAHHQDYSDKTAIEIDEAVHGIVMECYNRARNLIETHLDGLKKLADELLERETLITEDIEEILGPRPQLSPIAS is encoded by the coding sequence GTGGTTTGGTTGATTATGGCGTCATTTGTTGCCTATGCCATGTACCACTTTTTAAGTTCAGGTAAGGAAAAGGTACATCAGCTTGCGGCATCGGAATTTTATGCCTATCTGCGACAACCAAATAGCAAGGACCTATTTGAAGGAAAAATCGAAATCGGTAAAGAGTGGATCAAAGGAAAATTCAAGGATCCACAGCCCATTCTAGATCTGGATGAAATGCGTGGAGGTAGAGGAGAACCAGCAACGTTTCAGGAATTTCGGACCAGTCGTGATATTTACTCTGAATACCCACTTCAAGAAAAACTTGTTGAGTACCAAATTCCATTTGATAACGAACGTTCATCGGCTGTTCCCCAGTGGATTGTAATCTTCGGTTCGACAATCTTGCCGATCTTGCTCTTCCTAGGGATCATGATCTTCATTTCAAGGCAGATGCAAGGCACAGGTAATCGAGCGTTATCGTTTGGAAAAAGCCGCGCTCGGCTTCATTCTGAAAGCGAATCGAAAATTACCTTTGCCAATGTCGCTGGCTGCGATGAGGCGAAAGAAGGGCTAGAAGAAGTAATCCAGTTCCTGAAAGATCCGAAGAAATTTCAGCGACTCGGTGGACGTATTCCAAAAGGGGTTCTGTTGATGGGACCGCCGGGCACCGGAAAAACCTTACTTGCGCGTGCTGTCGCCGGGGAAGCTAATGTCCCATTCTACAGTATCAGCGGATCCGATTTCGTTGAAATGTTTGTAGGGGTCGGTGCTTCCCGGGTTCGGGATCTGTTTGAGACGGGAAAGAAGAATGCACCCTGCATCATCTTTATTGACGAACTAGATGCCGTTGGACGACATCGTGGCGCAGGCATCGGTGGTGGGCATGATGAGCGCGAACAGACCTTAAACCAGCTTCTCGTGGAGATGGATGGATTCGATACTTCCGAGGGTGTGATTCTCATTGCTGCAACAAACCGCCCCGATGTGTTAGATCCGGCGCTCCTCCGACCGGGACGTTTTGATCGCCAAATTGTCGTTGACCTCCCTGATGTCAAAGGGCGTGAAGATATTTTCAAAGTCCATACAGCGAACATTGAAACGGACCCAGATGTGGACTTGGAGAGACTCGCGAAGGCGACCCCCTACTTTTCGGGGGCAGACATCGAGAATATGGTGAACGAAGCCGCTTTGCTTGCAGCCAAAGAGGACAAAGATTCTGTTGAAATGATTTTCTTTGATGAGGCCAAAGACCGTGTACTGATGGGACCCGAACGTCGTAGCCTCATTATTAGTGATGATGATAGACGGGTCACCGCATACCATGAGGCAGGACATGCCTTATTGCGACACGTTATTCCCGAAAATGACCCGAACTATAAAGCCACCATTATTCCTCGTGGGCGATCGCTCGGTGTTTCAGTGGCGCTTCCGATTCAAGAACGTCGTAACTTCAACAAAAAATATCTCCTTGGCAGTATTACCACCGCGCTCGGTGGACGCGTTGCCGAAGAACTCATCTTTGGTGAATTGACCACGGGGGCGCAGAACGACTTTGAACAAGCAACCGATATTGCCCGTAAGATGGTTACGCAATGGGGCATGAGCGATCTTGGACCGCTCTCCTTCGGACGACGTGAAGAGCAGGTTTTTTTGGGCAAAGAGATCGCGCATCACCAAGATTATAGCGACAAGACAGCCATTGAAATTGATGAAGCTGTCCATGGCATTGTTATGGAGTGCTATAATAGGGCGAGAAACCTCATTGAAACGCACCTTGATGGGTTGAAGAAGCTAGCTGATGAGTTGCTCGAACGCGAAACACTCATCACAGAAGATATTGAAGAGATACTTGGGCCCCGTCCTCAACTTTCTCCGATTGCATCATGA
- the folP gene encoding dihydropteroate synthase has product MNCRGKSITFGERTWIMGILNVTPDSFSDGGRYLDTNRAIAYAHQMIEDGADIIDIGGESSRPGALPVSTDEELARVLPVIEALANGTEALLSIDTYKPIVARSALQAGAHIVNDITALSDADMAGVVMEMGAGLILMHMKGVPRTMQRSPVYSDLIPEVLTFLRQRIDKAQAEGVCPGRIMIDPGIGFGKTAEHNLEILRCLDAFQSLDKPILIGTSRKSFIGKILNLPNPDDRVEGTAATVAWAIAHGADVVRVHDVKAMCQIAQMTDAIHRRTD; this is encoded by the coding sequence ATGAATTGTCGAGGAAAATCGATTACTTTCGGGGAACGTACATGGATCATGGGCATCCTCAACGTCACCCCGGATTCCTTCTCTGACGGTGGTCGCTATCTCGATACCAACCGCGCGATTGCCTACGCCCACCAGATGATCGAAGATGGTGCGGACATTATCGACATCGGCGGCGAATCTTCTCGCCCGGGAGCCTTACCTGTCTCCACAGATGAAGAGTTAGCCCGTGTCCTACCCGTGATTGAAGCCCTTGCAAACGGAACGGAAGCACTGCTTTCGATTGACACCTATAAACCCATTGTTGCACGTAGTGCGCTTCAAGCAGGCGCACATATTGTCAACGATATTACGGCGCTAAGTGACGCAGATATGGCGGGAGTTGTTATGGAGATGGGCGCTGGGTTGATTCTCATGCACATGAAAGGCGTTCCCCGCACAATGCAGCGCTCGCCGGTGTATAGCGATCTAATCCCTGAGGTCTTGACTTTTCTCCGACAACGGATTGATAAAGCGCAAGCAGAGGGAGTTTGTCCCGGTCGGATTATGATTGATCCCGGTATCGGATTTGGTAAAACCGCCGAACATAATCTGGAGATTTTACGCTGTCTCGATGCGTTTCAGAGCCTAGATAAGCCCATCCTTATTGGTACTTCCAGAAAATCATTCATTGGCAAGATTCTTAATCTGCCCAATCCGGATGATCGGGTGGAAGGCACCGCTGCGACGGTCGCGTGGGCGATTGCCCACGGTGCAGATGTCGTTCGCGTCCACGATGTAAAGGCAATGTGTCAAATTGCCCAAATGACAGATGCGATTCATCGTCGAACAGATTAA
- a CDS encoding YigZ family protein: MSDEYKTIVGMAESKLVVKKSRFFGLVTSVDTIQRSKRFLALVQEKYPNASHYCCAYSIGWGREKREYATDAGEPRKSAGPPILAALTASQLSNVVCIVVRYYGGINLGVGGLIRAYGRCARECLASAKIETQIFYKTLQVRTPYEQIGSVLKLCSRLGGKVINVEYDQHATVHLQIRQREVENFQENLRGINADIDVIDPVTV, translated from the coding sequence ATGTCAGACGAATACAAAACGATCGTTGGGATGGCGGAATCAAAGCTGGTTGTCAAGAAATCCCGCTTTTTTGGGCTTGTCACATCAGTTGATACGATACAGAGATCTAAAAGATTTCTGGCACTCGTCCAAGAGAAATATCCCAACGCCTCACACTACTGCTGCGCATACAGTATCGGATGGGGGCGCGAAAAGCGCGAATATGCTACTGATGCCGGTGAGCCGAGAAAGTCCGCAGGTCCCCCGATTTTAGCAGCGCTAACCGCGTCTCAACTCTCAAATGTTGTCTGCATCGTCGTCCGTTACTACGGCGGCATCAATCTTGGCGTCGGTGGACTTATTCGGGCTTATGGTCGATGTGCGAGGGAATGTTTAGCGAGCGCAAAAATTGAAACTCAGATTTTTTATAAGACACTACAGGTGAGGACACCTTATGAACAGATTGGTTCGGTCCTCAAACTGTGCAGCAGATTAGGAGGAAAGGTGATTAACGTCGAATATGATCAACATGCAACCGTACATCTGCAGATTCGTCAACGGGAAGTTGAAAACTTTCAAGAGAATCTGCGAGGAATCAACGCTGATATTGACGTGATTGATCCTGTAACTGTATAA
- a CDS encoding glycine cleavage system protein H — MNEVKKFTTTHEWVEVGENDGVVGITERIQLEYGDIIFVELPTVGDEYEQDEPLGRVEVTDGNTFPIHAPATGEIKEINTTLDEDPDLINHSPEGDGWICRISIESPRELDVLMDVDAYTDYEEEELDDEYMDEEDFYDEDEAY, encoded by the coding sequence TTGAACGAGGTAAAAAAATTCACAACTACACATGAATGGGTTGAAGTTGGAGAGAACGACGGGGTCGTTGGGATCACCGAGCGCATCCAACTAGAGTATGGTGATATTATCTTTGTTGAGCTGCCCACAGTTGGCGATGAATATGAACAGGATGAGCCGCTAGGCAGAGTAGAAGTGACTGATGGTAATACTTTTCCTATCCATGCACCAGCAACCGGAGAGATTAAAGAAATCAACACCACGCTGGATGAGGATCCGGATCTAATTAATCATTCGCCTGAGGGGGATGGCTGGATCTGTCGGATAAGCATCGAGAGTCCCAGGGAGCTTGATGTATTGATGGATGTCGATGCGTACACTGACTATGAGGAAGAAGAACTCGACGATGAATACATGGATGAGGAAGATTTTTACGACGAGGATGAGGCTTATTAA
- a CDS encoding ABC-F family ATP-binding cassette domain-containing protein, protein MSLVRLDQVTKSYDPYLILDEVSLSIEHGDRIGLIGKNGTGKTTLIEIVAGIIEDFKGNIGYAKRLQIGYLSQEPNLEADCSLRQEMFKVFQKRRDLEDEMLLLSEEMVEDPNLLDRYARLQEQHERMGGYDYEYQTNRTLGGLGFRDSDFNLKTGVLSGGQKSRAALAKLLLEDPDLLLLDEPTNHLDIKAIEWLENFLNTEYQGAVIIVSHDRYFLDRVARKIIELRNHKLTEYPGNYTKYLEIRQTEKIAQEREYKKQKRYIAHEEDFIRRNMAGQRTREAQGRQKLLDRLERVEKPETDEKTIKLRFTPDVRGGNDILQCQGLGKRYGDKQIFEDMNMEIYRQDVVGVIGPNGVGKTTLFRMMLGNELPTSGKLKVGHNLHFGYYDQELVGLNQDNTIIDEIWALRPTQKQGEIRSFLGRFLFSDDEVFKWIGDLSGGEQSRVMLAKLLLENANVLLLDEPTNHLDIPSREVLEEALAAYPATIFMISHDRYFLNSLVNKLLIFENGTANLFFGTYAEYEAHVREQKRQAMQAKEEAEKAKKVERQEKQRRERLRVASTSKKSKKKRRVKAQRVADV, encoded by the coding sequence ATGTCATTAGTCAGATTGGACCAAGTCACAAAATCGTATGACCCTTACCTCATTCTGGACGAAGTCTCTTTGTCAATTGAACATGGCGATCGGATTGGATTGATTGGAAAGAACGGAACTGGTAAAACTACGCTCATAGAAATTGTTGCCGGTATAATCGAGGATTTCAAAGGGAACATTGGGTACGCGAAACGACTACAAATCGGGTATCTGAGCCAAGAGCCCAATTTGGAAGCCGATTGCTCACTCCGGCAAGAGATGTTCAAAGTCTTTCAGAAGCGGCGAGACCTCGAAGATGAGATGCTGCTGCTCAGTGAAGAGATGGTAGAAGATCCAAATCTGCTAGATAGATATGCCCGGTTGCAAGAACAGCACGAACGCATGGGTGGCTACGACTATGAGTATCAAACAAATCGAACACTGGGCGGATTAGGATTTCGTGACAGCGATTTTAATTTGAAGACTGGTGTCTTGAGCGGCGGACAGAAAAGTCGTGCCGCGCTCGCAAAATTGCTGCTCGAAGATCCCGATCTGTTGTTGCTGGACGAACCTACTAACCATCTGGACATCAAAGCGATTGAATGGTTGGAAAACTTCCTGAATACCGAATATCAAGGGGCAGTCATCATCGTCTCACATGATCGCTACTTTTTGGATCGCGTTGCCCGTAAGATTATCGAGTTACGAAACCACAAGCTCACGGAGTACCCCGGAAACTACACCAAATATCTCGAAATCAGACAAACTGAAAAAATAGCGCAGGAACGTGAATATAAAAAGCAAAAACGGTATATCGCTCATGAAGAGGACTTTATCCGTCGCAATATGGCTGGGCAACGCACACGGGAGGCACAAGGACGGCAAAAGTTGCTCGACCGTCTTGAACGCGTGGAGAAACCAGAGACCGATGAGAAAACAATCAAACTCCGTTTCACGCCGGATGTACGGGGTGGAAACGACATCTTGCAGTGTCAGGGTTTGGGAAAGCGATATGGCGATAAGCAGATCTTTGAGGACATGAATATGGAAATCTATCGTCAGGATGTTGTCGGTGTCATCGGTCCCAACGGCGTTGGAAAAACCACACTGTTCCGAATGATGCTCGGAAACGAACTGCCGACTTCAGGGAAGTTGAAGGTTGGGCACAATCTCCATTTTGGGTATTACGACCAAGAGCTTGTCGGGCTAAACCAAGACAACACAATTATTGATGAGATTTGGGCGTTGCGTCCGACACAAAAACAGGGCGAGATTCGCAGTTTTCTCGGACGGTTCCTGTTCTCTGATGATGAGGTCTTCAAATGGATTGGCGACCTCAGCGGCGGCGAACAGAGCCGCGTCATGCTCGCCAAGCTGCTCCTCGAAAATGCAAATGTGCTCCTACTTGATGAACCGACAAATCACCTAGACATACCGTCGCGTGAAGTCCTTGAGGAGGCATTGGCAGCATATCCGGCAACCATTTTTATGATCTCTCATGACCGTTATTTTCTGAACAGTCTCGTCAACAAACTGCTGATCTTTGAGAACGGAACGGCGAATCTATTTTTCGGAACTTACGCCGAGTATGAAGCCCACGTTCGAGAGCAAAAGCGGCAAGCGATGCAAGCAAAAGAGGAAGCCGAGAAGGCAAAAAAGGTAGAGCGGCAGGAAAAACAGCGGAGGGAGAGGTTGCGAGTTGCTTCAACTTCAAAGAAATCGAAAAAGAAACGGCGGGTGAAAGCACAGCGGGTGGCTGATGTGTGA
- a CDS encoding dipeptidase, with product MTSELSSIDFHNEALVIDSHNDTIVGHIRRGNVSIADKETPDRVRHDGTIAYMRGPLDRVASQMDIQINLPKMRQGGVDAAFFAIDVTRAWKNHLSYALDAIGFFKAEVETHADEIIIAETAEDIREAKAAGKLAAILVIENSDGVERSLNILKSLHHLGVRSVGLTHDPTSWAAAGNAETDSGGGLTRFGVQLVKEMNRLGMLVDVSHISERGFWDVLEIAERPVIASHSNCKALCGHPRNLTDEQIKRIAENGGVIGATFVTWFIDDDAPSFSRYIDHIDHIVNLVGDDHVGIGSDFDGGGEQLRDATEFPKITEALLERGYSTASIRKILGENHLRAFAEACPG from the coding sequence TTGACATCAGAATTGTCGTCTATCGACTTTCATAATGAAGCCCTCGTCATTGATTCTCACAACGATACGATTGTCGGGCATATCCGTCGGGGAAACGTCAGTATTGCGGATAAGGAGACCCCTGACCGCGTCCGGCACGATGGAACAATTGCATATATGCGTGGCCCTCTAGACCGGGTAGCTAGCCAGATGGATATCCAGATCAACCTGCCAAAGATGCGTCAAGGTGGGGTGGACGCTGCCTTTTTTGCCATTGATGTGACGCGAGCGTGGAAGAACCATCTTAGCTACGCCCTAGATGCCATCGGCTTTTTTAAGGCGGAGGTCGAGACGCACGCCGATGAAATCATCATCGCGGAGACAGCGGAAGATATTCGAGAGGCAAAAGCGGCGGGCAAACTTGCTGCAATTTTGGTCATTGAGAACAGTGACGGTGTGGAGCGGAGCCTGAACATCCTGAAAAGCCTCCACCACTTGGGTGTCCGATCTGTTGGGTTGACCCACGACCCAACCTCATGGGCGGCCGCTGGCAACGCCGAAACAGATAGCGGTGGTGGACTCACCCGATTTGGCGTCCAACTGGTGAAAGAGATGAATCGACTGGGGATGCTTGTCGATGTCTCCCACATCAGTGAACGCGGCTTTTGGGATGTGCTGGAAATTGCCGAACGCCCTGTAATCGCTTCCCACAGCAACTGTAAAGCACTCTGCGGTCATCCGCGCAACCTAACTGACGAACAGATTAAGCGCATTGCCGAAAACGGCGGGGTCATCGGTGCGACCTTTGTAACGTGGTTCATTGACGACGATGCACCCTCATTTTCCCGTTATATCGATCATATCGATCACATCGTCAATCTGGTCGGAGATGACCACGTTGGTATCGGATCTGATTTCGATGGTGGCGGCGAACAACTCAGGGATGCGACAGAGTTTCCGAAAATTACCGAAGCGTTGTTGGAGCGAGGTTATTCGACGGCATCAATCAGGAAGATTCTAGGCGAAAATCATCTGCGGGCGTTCGCAGAGGCGTGTCCCGGATAA
- a CDS encoding phytanoyl-CoA dioxygenase family protein: MKLTPQQVEQFQEKGYLKIPHRLIAENHLDLLREHYDALFAKKRGTSGEGLRNLAVVGEAEQDETADRSEEMLQIMEMWRYDEMYRQLLYHEPLLDIAESLIGPNIQLFHDQALYKPARHGGEVPWHQDNGYWRCTPANLVSIWMALDDADEENGCMNVVPGSHLESAPDHDRAVSEKGKLPALLQADVDENRAAPIPLKAGYAMVHHCLMLHQTNPNRSQRRRRAMVIHYMPTGTLNGKGEPMTDRLLLRGEL; this comes from the coding sequence ATGAAACTCACGCCACAACAGGTTGAACAGTTTCAAGAGAAAGGGTATCTCAAAATTCCACATCGCCTCATCGCAGAAAATCACCTCGATTTGCTGCGCGAGCATTATGATGCGCTGTTTGCGAAAAAACGTGGGACAAGCGGTGAGGGGTTGCGCAACCTCGCCGTCGTCGGTGAGGCGGAGCAGGACGAAACCGCAGACCGTTCGGAGGAGATGCTACAGATCATGGAGATGTGGCGCTATGATGAGATGTACCGTCAACTGCTCTATCACGAGCCACTATTGGACATCGCCGAGAGCTTGATTGGTCCTAATATCCAGTTGTTCCATGATCAAGCCCTCTATAAGCCTGCCCGCCACGGTGGCGAAGTGCCGTGGCATCAGGACAACGGCTATTGGCGTTGTACGCCGGCGAACCTCGTGAGTATCTGGATGGCACTCGACGATGCCGATGAAGAGAATGGGTGTATGAACGTCGTCCCCGGCAGCCATTTGGAAAGCGCGCCAGATCATGACCGCGCCGTATCAGAGAAGGGGAAACTTCCTGCGTTGCTGCAGGCAGACGTGGATGAAAATCGTGCGGCACCTATACCGCTCAAAGCGGGATACGCAATGGTGCATCATTGTCTGATGCTGCACCAGACCAATCCGAATCGGTCACAGCGCAGGCGCCGGGCGATGGTTATTCACTATATGCCGACCGGCACGCTTAACGGTAAGGGTGAGCCAATGACGGATCGTCTGTTGCTGCGTGGAGAGTTGTAG
- a CDS encoding Gfo/Idh/MocA family oxidoreductase, which translates to MKVAVIGLAGVGRAHVDRWAGNPDAELVSVCDIVPQIADDFASQYSVQGYTSAEAMLDTEDLTAISICTPPKIHLALTRAAAERGIHVLCEKPMASTVSDCQAMIDVCKSAGVVLQIGHKKRFIPPLLRLKELTEGEFGPIQYMVHRYPHPGMSNKDWFWAEDDGGGPILENAVHAADILGFLMGDVERVYAEGGTFFAPHRKPQIDCAMFTLRFKSGAIGVVNAGMVSMGGFSFEDFYVANENGVAEVTGGFDRVDTLHYSFRNDPETLQEENYPDFDSFRAEIEHFIECIQTGSEPRASGEAGMKAVAICRAVKRSAEIGEPVKL; encoded by the coding sequence ATGAAAGTTGCAGTGATTGGGTTAGCGGGCGTTGGTCGCGCCCATGTTGATCGGTGGGCGGGTAATCCTGACGCCGAGTTGGTCAGCGTATGTGACATCGTCCCACAAATTGCAGACGATTTCGCGTCACAGTACAGTGTCCAAGGATATACCTCTGCGGAGGCGATGCTGGATACGGAGGATCTGACGGCAATCAGCATTTGTACACCCCCGAAAATTCATCTCGCTTTAACACGCGCAGCGGCCGAGCGTGGCATCCACGTACTGTGCGAGAAGCCGATGGCAAGCACGGTTTCGGACTGTCAGGCGATGATCGATGTGTGCAAGTCCGCGGGTGTCGTTTTGCAGATTGGGCATAAGAAACGATTTATCCCACCACTCCTACGTTTGAAGGAACTGACGGAAGGTGAATTTGGACCGATTCAGTACATGGTTCACCGGTATCCGCATCCGGGGATGTCGAATAAAGATTGGTTCTGGGCAGAGGACGACGGCGGTGGACCTATCCTCGAAAACGCTGTGCACGCCGCAGACATTCTCGGCTTTTTGATGGGAGATGTCGAACGAGTTTACGCCGAGGGCGGGACCTTCTTTGCACCACATCGGAAGCCACAGATTGACTGTGCGATGTTCACGCTGCGCTTCAAAAGCGGCGCGATTGGGGTTGTTAATGCCGGCATGGTTTCGATGGGAGGGTTCAGTTTTGAGGATTTCTACGTCGCTAACGAAAACGGCGTCGCTGAAGTGACAGGCGGATTCGACCGCGTGGACACTTTGCATTATTCCTTCCGAAATGATCCGGAGACTTTGCAGGAGGAAAACTACCCGGATTTTGATTCTTTTCGTGCAGAGATTGAGCATTTTATCGAGTGCATTCAAACGGGGAGCGAACCACGGGCAAGTGGTGAAGCGGGTATGAAAGCGGTGGCGATTTGCCGTGCGGTGAAGCGGTCAGCAGAGATTGGGGAGCCAGTTAAACTGTAG